A portion of the Oxynema aestuarii AP17 genome contains these proteins:
- the cphA gene encoding cyanophycin synthetase, protein MKILRIQTLRGPNYWSIRRHKLIVMRLDLEDLAEKPSNTISGFYDGLTEVLPSLVEHYCSPGCRGGFLTRVREGTMMGHIVEHVALELQELVGMEVGFGRTRETSTPGVYQVVFEYRDERAGRYAARAAVRLCRSIVDTGHYPESEIQQDLEDLKDLWAQAALGPSTETLVNEAEARGIPWFPLSARAMIQLGYGVHQKRIQATLTDRSSILGVELACDKEGTKQILLDSGIPVPRGTVIHYLDELEAAIDEVGGYPIVIKPLDGNHGRGITIDIDSWKDAEAAYDAASAASKTRTVIVERFYKGRDHRVLVVNGKLVAVAERVPAHVVGDGRSTIQELIDETNRDPNRGEGHDNVLTRLQVDRTTWSLLDRKGYTLETILEEGEVFYLRSTANLSTGGIAIDRTDEIHPENLWIAQRVSKIIGLDICGIDVVTEDISRPLRETDGVIVEVNAAPGFRMHVCPSRGLPRNVAAPVFDMLFPDNAPTRVPILAVTGTNGKTTTTRLLAHIVKQTGQTVGYTTTDGTYIGDFLVEKGDNTGPQSAELILKDPTVEVAVLETARGGILRSGLAFERCDVGMVLNVAADHLGIGDIDTIEQMANLKAVLVEAVAPKGYAILNADDPRVAAMANKIKCKVAYFSMDPESEVIREHTAKGGLAAIYENGYLSIREGDWTTRIEEAVNVPLTMGARAPFMIANALAASLAAFAHGVEVEQIRAGLGTFQASVSQTPGRMNLFNLGSYHALVDYAHNPASYEALAGFVRNWPGERIGVVGGPGDRRDEDFVTLGRLSAEMFDRIIVKEDDDTRGRPRGDAADLIVRGIESANREARFESILNESEAIEIALDEASSGSLVVILPESVSRAIRAIEARKPIGEESFSKNGKASLSPKSAESSSSEEYSRSSL, encoded by the coding sequence CTCCCCAGGTTGTCGGGGGGGCTTCCTCACCCGAGTGCGCGAAGGGACGATGATGGGCCACATTGTCGAACATGTCGCTCTCGAACTGCAAGAACTCGTCGGCATGGAAGTCGGTTTCGGTCGCACCCGCGAAACGTCCACCCCGGGGGTTTACCAAGTCGTGTTTGAATACCGCGACGAACGGGCGGGTCGGTATGCGGCGCGGGCTGCAGTGCGGTTGTGCCGCAGTATCGTCGATACCGGACATTATCCCGAAAGCGAAATTCAACAAGACCTCGAAGATCTCAAAGATTTGTGGGCTCAGGCCGCCCTCGGACCGAGTACGGAAACCCTGGTCAACGAAGCGGAAGCACGCGGGATTCCCTGGTTCCCGTTGAGCGCCCGGGCGATGATTCAGTTGGGATACGGAGTGCATCAAAAACGGATCCAAGCGACGCTCACCGATCGCAGTAGCATCCTCGGGGTCGAACTGGCCTGCGATAAAGAAGGGACGAAGCAGATCTTGCTCGATTCCGGGATTCCGGTTCCGCGAGGCACGGTCATTCACTATCTCGACGAACTCGAAGCGGCGATCGACGAGGTCGGCGGCTACCCGATCGTAATCAAACCTCTCGACGGCAACCACGGACGGGGGATCACCATCGATATCGACTCCTGGAAAGATGCGGAAGCGGCTTACGACGCGGCGAGTGCGGCCTCGAAAACCCGCACGGTGATCGTCGAGCGCTTCTACAAAGGACGCGACCACCGCGTGTTAGTAGTCAACGGTAAACTGGTCGCCGTGGCGGAACGAGTCCCCGCGCACGTGGTCGGGGACGGGCGATCGACCATTCAAGAACTGATCGACGAAACCAATCGCGACCCCAATCGCGGCGAAGGTCACGATAACGTCCTCACCCGGCTACAGGTAGACCGTACCACCTGGAGTCTGCTCGATCGCAAAGGCTACACCCTCGAAACTATTCTCGAAGAAGGGGAAGTCTTTTACCTGCGATCGACCGCCAACCTCAGTACCGGGGGCATCGCCATCGATCGCACCGACGAAATCCATCCCGAAAATCTCTGGATCGCCCAACGGGTCTCGAAAATAATCGGCCTTGACATTTGCGGTATCGATGTGGTAACGGAAGACATTTCCCGACCCCTGCGCGAAACCGATGGCGTCATTGTCGAAGTCAACGCCGCCCCGGGCTTCCGGATGCACGTCTGTCCCAGCCGGGGGCTGCCGCGCAATGTCGCCGCCCCGGTCTTCGACATGCTCTTCCCGGATAACGCCCCCACCCGCGTCCCGATCTTGGCGGTGACCGGAACTAACGGCAAAACCACCACGACGCGCCTACTGGCTCATATCGTCAAACAGACGGGACAAACCGTGGGCTACACCACCACGGACGGCACCTATATCGGCGATTTCCTCGTGGAGAAAGGGGACAACACCGGACCGCAAAGTGCGGAACTGATTCTCAAAGATCCCACCGTCGAAGTCGCGGTTTTAGAAACGGCCCGAGGGGGGATCCTGCGTTCCGGCTTGGCGTTCGAGCGCTGCGATGTGGGTATGGTCTTAAATGTGGCCGCCGACCACCTCGGGATCGGCGATATCGACACGATCGAACAAATGGCCAATCTCAAAGCCGTACTGGTGGAAGCGGTCGCCCCCAAAGGCTACGCGATCCTCAATGCGGACGATCCCCGGGTGGCGGCGATGGCGAATAAGATTAAATGCAAGGTCGCTTACTTCTCGATGGATCCCGAAAGTGAGGTGATTCGCGAACATACCGCGAAAGGCGGACTGGCAGCGATCTACGAAAATGGCTACCTGTCGATTCGCGAGGGCGATTGGACGACGCGGATCGAGGAGGCGGTGAACGTTCCCCTGACGATGGGGGCTCGGGCGCCGTTTATGATTGCCAACGCCCTGGCGGCGTCTCTGGCGGCGTTCGCCCACGGGGTGGAAGTCGAACAGATTCGCGCCGGGTTGGGTACGTTCCAAGCGTCGGTGAGTCAGACCCCGGGACGGATGAATTTGTTTAATTTGGGCAGCTATCACGCCTTGGTAGACTACGCTCACAATCCGGCGAGTTACGAAGCGTTGGCGGGGTTCGTGCGCAACTGGCCCGGAGAACGGATCGGGGTGGTCGGCGGACCGGGCGATCGCCGCGATGAAGATTTCGTCACCTTGGGCCGTCTGTCGGCGGAAATGTTCGATCGCATCATCGTCAAAGAAGATGACGATACCCGAGGACGTCCCCGTGGCGATGCGGCGGATTTGATCGTGCGCGGGATCGAATCGGCGAACCGAGAGGCCCGTTTCGAGTCGATCCTCAACGAGTCGGAGGCGATCGAAATTGCCCTGGATGAGGCCAGTTCCGGCAGCTTGGTGGTGATTCTCCCAGAAAGCGTCAGTCGCGCCATTCGGGCGATCGAAGCGCGCAAACCGATCGGGGAAGAGTCATTTAGTAAAAATGGCAAAGCTTCGTTGAGTCCGAAATCGGCTGAGTCGTCTTCCTCGGAGGAATACAGCCGTTCGAGTCTTTGA
- a CDS encoding phycocyanobilin:ferredoxin oxidoreductase — translation MTSTSTPSLRLEQHDLIRQLADTIEGVWQEYLDLSPYPLAEELGYVEGRLEGEKLVIENKCYQTREFRKLHLELAKVGNSLDILHCVMFPRPEYDLPMFGTDLVGGRGQISAAIADLSPIADPQLPDAYREAIAALSPAEFSQVRDLPQWGHIFSEYCLFIRPDGREEETQFLDRVKSFLEIHARVAIATPPTPDKKAQILKGQHNYCTHQQQNDKTRRVLEKAFGPDWAHHYMTTVLFDLPSEA, via the coding sequence GTGACCAGCACTTCTACCCCATCACTACGACTCGAACAACACGACCTGATTCGCCAACTCGCCGACACGATCGAGGGCGTGTGGCAGGAATATTTAGACTTATCTCCCTATCCTTTAGCGGAAGAGTTGGGATATGTCGAAGGTCGGCTAGAAGGGGAGAAGCTGGTTATTGAAAATAAATGTTATCAAACCCGCGAGTTTCGTAAACTGCATTTAGAACTGGCAAAAGTCGGCAACAGCCTCGATATTTTGCATTGCGTGATGTTTCCCCGTCCCGAATACGATTTGCCGATGTTCGGTACCGATTTAGTGGGCGGACGCGGGCAAATTAGCGCGGCGATCGCCGATTTATCCCCGATCGCCGATCCCCAGTTACCGGACGCCTATCGCGAGGCGATCGCCGCTTTAAGCCCCGCCGAGTTTTCGCAAGTGCGCGACTTACCCCAATGGGGTCATATTTTTTCCGAATATTGTTTATTTATCCGTCCCGACGGTCGAGAAGAAGAAACGCAATTTCTCGACCGCGTCAAAAGCTTTTTAGAAATTCACGCCCGAGTGGCGATCGCCACGCCGCCCACCCCAGACAAAAAAGCGCAAATCCTCAAAGGTCAGCATAACTACTGCACTCACCAACAGCAAAACGACAAAACCCGTCGCGTTCTCGAAAAAGCTTTCGGCCCGGATTGGGCGCATCACTATATGACCACGGTCTTGTTTGATTTGCCCTCAGAAGCATAA
- a CDS encoding acylphosphatase, which produces MSETICTRLLISGRVQGVGYRFSTVREAEKLGVVGWVRNLPSTQVEAVLEGDRPQVEQMISWCERGPGGAIVDRVEVESRPPEGFASFEIRY; this is translated from the coding sequence ATGTCCGAAACCATTTGCACTCGCTTACTCATTTCCGGTCGCGTCCAAGGCGTCGGTTACCGCTTTTCTACCGTTCGTGAAGCGGAGAAACTCGGCGTTGTCGGTTGGGTTCGCAACTTGCCAAGCACTCAAGTGGAAGCGGTGTTAGAAGGCGATCGCCCTCAAGTCGAACAGATGATAAGTTGGTGCGAACGAGGGCCCGGTGGGGCGATCGTCGATCGCGTCGAAGTCGAATCTCGCCCGCCAGAAGGATTCGCCAGCTTTGAAATTCGCTATTGA
- a CDS encoding pentapeptide repeat-containing protein, with the protein MSGNNAHIKRLLETKQCQGGNLNDANLGRFNLSKADLSGAKLLFANLNRSNLSHANLSGADLSFANLVAADLNNADLSGLDAKSINLFEAKLQNADLSGGDLSYANCVNANLCEANLSGAEMQGMNAIGAQLNHANMSGVHLAGANIGHAQLIGANLSNADLSDCRLVGTDLSNASLNGADLRNANLFNANLSGANLTGANLAGANLAHAKLDGAIGLYRDNPMPIHYHDHHGTHAHQAGSPYITFSQAGTYPGTPGGLALPRPGMP; encoded by the coding sequence ATTTCCGGCAATAACGCCCATATCAAACGCCTACTGGAAACGAAACAATGCCAGGGAGGCAATCTCAACGATGCGAACTTGGGACGCTTCAATTTAAGTAAAGCCGATTTGAGTGGGGCCAAGTTATTATTTGCCAACCTCAATCGTTCCAATCTCAGCCATGCCAATTTAAGCGGGGCTGACTTGAGTTTTGCCAATTTGGTAGCGGCAGATTTGAATAACGCCGACTTGAGCGGTTTGGATGCCAAAAGTATTAATTTATTTGAAGCCAAGCTGCAAAACGCCGATCTCAGTGGAGGCGATCTCAGTTATGCCAATTGCGTGAATGCCAATTTGTGCGAAGCGAACCTCAGTGGCGCCGAAATGCAAGGGATGAACGCGATCGGCGCCCAGCTCAATCATGCCAACATGAGTGGCGTCCATTTAGCCGGGGCGAATATCGGTCACGCACAATTAATCGGCGCCAACCTTTCCAATGCCGATTTAAGTGACTGTCGCCTGGTGGGGACGGATTTGAGCAATGCGTCTCTCAACGGGGCCGATTTGAGAAATGCGAATTTGTTCAATGCTAATTTAAGCGGGGCCAACCTGACCGGAGCTAATTTAGCCGGGGCCAATCTCGCTCATGCCAAACTGGATGGGGCGATCGGTCTGTACCGGGACAACCCGATGCCGATTCACTATCACGACCACCACGGAACTCACGCACACCAGGCAGGTTCGCCGTACATTACCTTTTCTCAAGCCGGGACCTATCCGGGAACGCCGGGGGGATTGGCGTTACCCCGTCCGGGAATGCCTTAA
- a CDS encoding damage-control phosphatase ARMT1 family protein — protein sequence MSYPPPIKACDRRDSWAYDTVARRLSEICLKIIPENEFSPEIVGNLEKLAADIPQGTIRHLLDTDSRDATDWQNYIQPYLGQSWLEVPWFFAETYFYRRIIEAIDYFRLQIDPYLLQKKLGLERSHSSIQVLSQKLNRSLKDADRVQTIALIHASLWGNRVDLSLWPAEHGDRSISESEQEKHRILADDSDRTVDLLQKRGDRVDFIVDNAGFELFCDLCFADFLLTSGLSQQVFIHGKSHPTFVSDAMVKDVLDTVNYLQNHSELEIKRVGDRLQDHLDRDRLSLRHHFFWTSPLAWWEMPSDLCQNLADSNLVIVKGDANYRRLLGDRYWSFTTPFSEIIGDFPTSILALRTMKAELACGLQPGQAEWLQKEDPQWMTNGQRGVIQLSVKA from the coding sequence ATGTCCTATCCACCTCCGATAAAAGCGTGCGATCGCCGAGATTCTTGGGCTTACGATACCGTCGCCCGACGCTTGAGCGAAATCTGTCTTAAAATTATTCCAGAAAATGAGTTTTCGCCGGAAATTGTCGGTAATTTGGAAAAATTAGCGGCAGATATTCCTCAAGGTACTATTCGACATCTCCTTGATACAGACTCTAGAGATGCGACGGATTGGCAAAACTATATTCAACCTTATCTCGGTCAAAGTTGGTTGGAGGTTCCCTGGTTTTTTGCCGAAACTTATTTTTACCGACGCATTATCGAGGCGATCGATTACTTTCGTTTACAAATCGATCCGTATTTATTACAAAAAAAGTTAGGATTGGAACGATCGCACAGTTCTATTCAAGTGTTGAGTCAAAAACTCAATCGTAGTCTCAAAGATGCCGATCGCGTGCAAACGATCGCCCTCATTCATGCCAGTTTGTGGGGCAATCGCGTCGATCTGAGTTTGTGGCCTGCCGAACATGGCGATCGCTCGATTAGCGAGTCGGAACAGGAGAAACACCGTATTTTAGCGGATGACAGCGATCGCACGGTAGATTTATTGCAAAAAAGGGGCGATCGCGTCGATTTTATTGTCGATAATGCGGGATTTGAGTTATTCTGCGATCTCTGTTTTGCCGATTTCTTGTTAACTTCCGGTCTCAGCCAGCAGGTTTTCATTCATGGGAAGTCTCACCCCACGTTTGTTTCCGATGCCATGGTAAAAGATGTACTCGATACGGTTAATTATTTACAAAATCATAGCGAGTTAGAGATTAAAAGGGTGGGCGATCGCCTGCAAGATCATCTCGATCGCGATCGCTTGTCTCTCCGGCATCATTTCTTCTGGACTTCGCCTCTGGCGTGGTGGGAAATGCCGTCAGATTTATGTCAAAACTTGGCTGATTCTAATTTAGTGATTGTTAAAGGAGATGCGAACTATCGGCGATTGTTGGGCGATCGTTATTGGTCGTTTACCACTCCTTTTTCCGAAATTATCGGTGATTTCCCAACCTCTATTTTAGCGTTGCGAACGATGAAAGCCGAACTCGCTTGTGGGTTGCAACCGGGACAAGCCGAATGGTTACAAAAAGAGGATCCGCAATGGATGACAAACGGACAACGGGGGGTCATTCAGCTTAGTGTGAAAGCATAA
- a CDS encoding MEKHLA domain-containing protein, whose product MSASISFPETDPTILRQTQLILNSFQDQLGYHLLEIEGSPDTIARSLFDAPFVVVSHGTEADPIFNYGNRQGLQLWEFSWDEFTRMPSRQCVEPSGFDERSQLLSQANQCGYITNYRGVRISRTGKRFIISDVILWNLHDETDRYCGQAATFPHWTFIDENCNE is encoded by the coding sequence ATGAGTGCTTCGATTTCTTTTCCCGAAACAGATCCGACCATCCTGCGGCAAACTCAATTAATTCTCAACAGTTTTCAAGATCAGTTGGGATATCATTTACTCGAAATAGAAGGGTCGCCGGACACGATCGCGCGATCGCTGTTTGACGCCCCTTTTGTGGTGGTTTCCCACGGAACTGAAGCCGACCCAATTTTTAATTATGGTAACCGCCAAGGGTTGCAATTGTGGGAATTTAGCTGGGACGAGTTTACCCGGATGCCTTCGCGGCAATGCGTCGAACCCAGTGGTTTCGACGAGCGATCGCAGTTGTTAAGCCAAGCCAATCAATGCGGTTATATTACCAATTATCGCGGAGTTCGGATTTCGCGAACGGGGAAGCGGTTTATTATTTCGGATGTCATTCTCTGGAATCTTCACGATGAAACCGATCGCTATTGCGGACAAGCAGCGACCTTTCCCCATTGGACATTTATCGACGAAAACTGTAATGAGTAA